GCGAAGCGACATCGCCGCCGCCGGGCGCGTGCTCGCCCTCGAACGTCAGGGCCTGGAGGCGCTGGCCGCGAGCCTGGACGCCAGCTTCGCCCACGCCGTGGACATCATCCGCGCCGCCAGTGGGCGCGTGGTCGTCACCGGCATGGGCAAGAGCGGCCACATCGCCCGCAAGATGGCGGCGACCTTCGCCTCCACCGGCACGCCCGCGCTCTACGTCCACCCCGGCGAGGCGAGCCACGGCGACCTGGGCATGATCGCCGCCACCGACGCGGTGATCGCGCTGTCGCACTCCGGCAACACCGCGGAGTTGTCGGACCTCATCGCCTACGCCCGGCGGTTTTCCATCCCGCTCATCGCCGTGACGGCCAAGACGGAAAGCACGCTCGCCACCCACGCGGACTGCGTGCTCCAGCTGCCGGACGCGGAAGAGGCCTGCACCATGGGCCTCGCGCCCACGACCTCCACCACGATGATGCTCGCCCTGGGCGATTGCCTGGCCATCACGCTGTTGGAGCGCGCGGGCTTCTCCAGCCGGGACTTCCAGCTGCTGCACCCCGGCGGCACGCTCGGCAGCCGCCTGGTTCAGGTGCGCGACATTATGCACGGGCCGGAGGCGATGCCGCTGGTCGGTCCCGACGCGCCCATGAGCGACGCCATCCTGGAGATGACGGCGCGCAAGTTCGGCTGCGTCGGCATCGTGGGCGGCGACCGCGCGCTCGCGGGCATCATCACCGACGGCGACCTGCGCCGGCACATGGCGGACGATCTGTTGTCGCGGCGGGCGGGCGACGTCATGACCAGCGCGCCCAAGACGGTGCGCCCGGAGACGCTCGCCGCGGAAGCGCTCGGGTTGATGAATCGCGATGCCATCACCAGCCTTTTCGTCGTGCGTGACGACGGGAGCCGCCCCGATGCGGATGGGGGCCGCGCCGTCGAGGGCGCTGGAGGCACCGCAGTCGACCGTCCCGTGGGCATCCTGCACATTCACGATTGCTTGCGCGCCGGGGTGGCTTGAAGCCGGTGCCGTGACGAAGAGGAACGGCGCATGGGCAAACGCGGCGACGCCGCACAGCAGAGCGACACCGAGCCGGGGGGCGGTCAGCCGCCGCGGCGGGTCTGGCGCAGCGGCTACGGGGTCGTGTCCGGCGCGCTGAAGATCGGCCTGCCGATCCTGGCTGTGGGGCTCGTGCTGCTGGTCATCGTGTGGCCGCGGCTCTTCCCGGCCCGGAACGGGCTGGAGCCGGTCAACGGCTCCAGCGTGACCCGCAGCTCGGACGAGCTGGCGATGACCGACCCGCGCTACGTCGGGCGCGACGACAAGAACCGCCCCTTCTCGGTGCGCGCGCAACGGGCCAAGCAGACCGGCGCGGATGGCAAGCGCGTCTACCTCGCTCAGCCGCAGGGGACGATCACGCTGGACAACGGGCGCAGCCTCGCGGCGGGCGCAAAGTCCGGCTACTACCACCGCGACACC
The DNA window shown above is from Limimonas halophila and carries:
- a CDS encoding KpsF/GutQ family sugar-phosphate isomerase, giving the protein MAPNAHPDSPETRSDIAAAGRVLALERQGLEALAASLDASFAHAVDIIRAASGRVVVTGMGKSGHIARKMAATFASTGTPALYVHPGEASHGDLGMIAATDAVIALSHSGNTAELSDLIAYARRFSIPLIAVTAKTESTLATHADCVLQLPDAEEACTMGLAPTTSTTMMLALGDCLAITLLERAGFSSRDFQLLHPGGTLGSRLVQVRDIMHGPEAMPLVGPDAPMSDAILEMTARKFGCVGIVGGDRALAGIITDGDLRRHMADDLLSRRAGDVMTSAPKTVRPETLAAEALGLMNRDAITSLFVVRDDGSRPDADGGRAVEGAGGTAVDRPVGILHIHDCLRAGVA
- the lptC gene encoding LPS export ABC transporter periplasmic protein LptC, whose amino-acid sequence is MGKRGDAAQQSDTEPGGGQPPRRVWRSGYGVVSGALKIGLPILAVGLVLLVIVWPRLFPARNGLEPVNGSSVTRSSDELAMTDPRYVGRDDKNRPFSVRAQRAKQTGADGKRVYLAQPQGTITLDNGRSLAAGAKSGYYHRDTKTLTLNGNVTVRHSSGYMLHTSAAEVDLKAGTVVSDRPVVGQGPAGTVYAQGMRVLDGGDTVIFTGRSQVTLDATENGGAS